A segment of the Anopheles cruzii chromosome 2, idAnoCruzAS_RS32_06, whole genome shotgun sequence genome:
CATGGGCCAATGGCACAAGTTAATACAAATTTTTGTTAATTAGACAACCAGGCAATCGTGGTGTAAAGTCGTATCGTTTGTAACAAAAATGGCTGCGAGCTCAGTGTTGTAACAACTGCATCGCATTGCCAGGATGTGATGCTCGGTAGTTCAGTCGAGTACAGTGTTAAGGTGACTTTTGTGGTTGCTCTAGTTACACAGAACATCAACTTTGACTATTGCGGCCATTAAAAGAATGTACTGCCGTGCCGGGGTGCATCTGCGTTTGGTGGTCAAAACGGCAAATCCGCGTTGAATTAGCACTCGCGTATCCTGACCGGTCCAGCGTGCCGCCGTGGTCATATATAAATGTGCATAATATTCTGGTCCTATGAAACTTAGTTCTCCAGCCAAcaggccggaccggaaattgaaattatgcACCCAGGCTGCGAGAGGGTCTTGTGTTCTAATCAAGCAGTTCCCTAGTGGTGGCGCAGAGTACGTTCGCTTCGGATGGTGGCAAGGGAATCGAAATAccattttgtgtgaaaattcTGTAACCTTTTCGAGGTgtgttttccgatttccgacAGAACGCAAACGAATAGGGAGAGCTGTGCAAGGCGTGCAGCACACCCTCTCGTGTGAGTGAGCGGATcgggtgtgtgagtgtattTTTCTCGGTTCGGAACACGGTGTTAGCAGCGGGGCGGATAAAGCATTAGGCTCCAGTAGCAAAGGAAAAAGCCTCCGTATGAGTCAGAGCGGTAGGGTCTTAAACAGATATATTGGTGAAACACCGTCTAATCCTTTTGTGATTGACTAAAATCCTCCCGGCGCTATACCAACATTGAACACCGCTGAGCGGCACCGAGAAAGATAATATAGATCCAAAAGTTGTAGCACcataaattaaagaaaaaatgcTGATTCGTTGGAAAAGTAAGGATAAGAGCTCTTCGTCAGCATCTTCCTCGTCGAGCAcgtcgaagaagaaaaggaaaggacGTGAAAGTGGTACGTACtacatatttattttttcccccttttgggttcctttttttatgcgTGGCGGATGCAGGCGGTGTTATGCAGCGCCCGGCAAGAAAAGGATCAGCCTTTTCTCTGTCCAACCGTTTCCGAGACGGGTGGAGCGAAAAATTAGCCGCATATGTAAGTGCGCCGCCTGAACAGGGTGGGGTTTATAATCTGCGCTACGCAAATGAATCTTCCCGCATGAGGCATTGGCCTTAAACAATCCCCTGTGTGGTGCCTGTCTCCTCAAAGTAAGACGAAACGTTGTAGAAAACGACATTTCAGGCTGTGGAAAAGAATTTGAACCCTGAGCGATGGGAGAGATGACACGGAAGaaggttttttcttccttacGAATCCTGTTCAACTTTCTCTGTGCTGAACAAACGCTCATGACCTGGTACAATACGAATGTGCCCGAGGTGTCTGAAACCATTTTTGTCACAGGCATTGCACTGCGTGAACGAATTATTAACTTATTTTCTTAGACATTATTAAAGTTCAAAATTGCAAGTGCATAGTTAAAATATGGATTACTGTTGTTAGTTGGGTGGTGCGGTGAAAAATAGATTTTTTTGATTCTATTTAAGATTTTTTTAGTAATTATTTGTGTAAATTGGACGACTCCTGAGCTTGGCGAAAAGCAATGGACCTGGCGATTGCTCCGAATGTGGGTTTTAAATTTGGCTCCACTGAACTGAGTGTTCCGCTTTTTGCATGATTGAATACTGCCATATAACAGAGAGCGCCTACTAATTTAATGGCTCTAGAGGATGATTACGGCGACTCCGTCTACTTTGAATGCATTACATATCATCATAACCGAATCATTTGTTTAATACATTAAATATTGACCTTTTAGTAGGAACAAATGAGCACACTGTTCCGCAGACTCGtattgcaaaacaaaaaataaatccaaacACTTTACGTGAACAATTTCAGTTTGCCGGCGTTCAGGGTTAATACTTTCACAAAGTAGAATGCAGTGGGCTCCGTATAAAAGGGATTTTTCGTACCGGTTCACTCTACAAGCTCTAGCTTTTAACCCCGAATCAGTTCCATAAAATACCTTCGAATCTTCGAATCAGTTCCATAAAAACCATAATTTGTACGAACCACATCAGTGGTTCAAGTGGACCTCACTAAGATTAGTCACTACAGCCAAGTACTTTACCTTGTACAGCTTCGGATCTATAATTACATACCACCACCATGACATGAATAAACTTTTGTTTCAGCTATTTGAAACAATAAGCGTTTGCTGTCTTTTCGCTTTGGTTCTTAGACGCAGTAAGCTAAACTTACTTATGAAGCTCACCGCACACAGCACGTTAGTTGGGGTATGCAAATTAAAGGGGCCTGAGCATGGGTACTCTCGATGGTCCTCGACCAGCGACCGGGTGGTGGTAACGTGGGTTGGAGAACGGGTTGATCGTTTTATACAAAATTAATTCTTCATTCCTTCTTTCTTCCTCAACGAACCGGCCTATGACAAAACTAATTCACAGAGGATGACTGGCAGAATGATAAAAGTAATAGGAATCAACCGAACGATCAAGGGGCGGACGAGAGACGGCGATCGGCACGTAGCCGCGAGGACCCCCGGCGGCACACTCTTGGAGGGGATATGCTTCAGTATCAGGCACAAACGCAACCGCCCAACATTCAACGATCGCTCGAATTTGAGgtaagcgcgcgcgcgggtaAATGGCGTCACAGCGACATTTACTAATCCTCGTGCCACGTTTCCGTTTTAGAACGCCCAAATGCGCGTCTATACACCGACCAATCAAGGTCCGCTGTTCGACGATGATCCCGGCATCATGTCGGAAGCAGAAACGGCCAGCACCGGGTTTCGGCGTGGCGGAAAGCAACGATcatcgcttccggtggtgcggaCGCCTTCCAAGACGCTCGAACGACCGCTGGGGCTGGTCTTTTTACAGTACCGTTCGGAGACGAAGCGAGCGTTGTTGCCAAACGAAATTACTTCCATTGACACCGTGCGGGCCCTGTTTGTGCGTTCCTTTCCAAGGCAACTGACGATGCAGTACCTCGAGGGTCCGAACGTGAAGATCTACATCCATGATTCTAGCAAAGATATGTTCTATGAACTGGAGGACGTGAGGTAACATACAAAAGCCGTCGGGGCGGCAGAATGGGTCACCGATGTTTACGTTTCGATTCGGGATCCCGTTCGTTTACAGATCACACCTTCGCGAGATCAGGGATCGATCGGTGTTGCGGTTGTTTGAGTCGAACGAGGTGAGCGCTCCGCAGATGTTGCCGGGGGGACAGAATATTCCACAACCACTGCAGCCGGCCGCTATTCCGAACCAATGGGATCAGGAACAGGTAGGTCTGTGTGCGTTGCGGAGAAGAAGTTCGGCCCTTAACGTACTCTGTATCCGGCACTTTCAGAGCTATTTCAGCGAACCTGAGTTTGACTCGGAATACCAGCATCAGCACATCCACAAGAGCAAGGTACGTTTGTACACGTGGTTTAAAGTaaccgttttccgttttttattaACATCAATGGTCGGACTTCTTATCTTCCTTTCTGAGTACACATAAACTCTCTACACCTgtcacacacacggggggggCGGCTATGGCTTTCGTAAATAATCTAATAAGGTTGAGGTATTTAAATAAGTGTGCACTGGTCTAGAACTGGGAAAAAGAGGCATTCGCCGGACTCTTAGCACTAGAAGTGACCGCAGTGAGAGGACGCCTTGGCTTGCAGAGCGCCTGCCGGCTCCGTCGTCGCGTCCTTCCAGGCAAACACCAGCGCCTTCGCGAACGGTTCCGGGGCACACTTGGAGCAGATGTTCAGCACCGCCCGTACCTCTTCCTCGGCCGGTTCCTTATCGTGCTCGCGAATCTCATCCTCGATGTCGGTTTCGCGGCCCAGCTTGTTTTTGAACTCGGGCAACCCAAACTCGGCCAACCCGTCGAAGACGTATTCGGACCCCTGGACCAGTGAGCCGTCCTGCAGCTGCACCAGGTCACGTTTGGTTTTCGCTTCCGTAAGCGCCACGGACGCCGGTCTCGCTTGCCGCTTGAAGATCTTGCGCGCTACGAGATCGGTAGGAAGCTGGACGATCGAGTAAGATCCACCGTTCGTAGCGGGTGGCGCAGCTGACAGCGAGCCACTGCTGCCGTCCGGGAACGTAAAGGGAGCGTTACTTTTCACCGATGCTGGAAGCGATGAAAGTCCTGACTGCGGGAACTGACTGAGCAGATTGGTCGTTGCCAGTTGCTCCTGTAGAAACCGGACACCGGTACTGAACTGTCCGTTGATGAAGTTGGTCGTAACGGTGGGACCGGGCCCAACGGACGGGCTAAACCCTCCGACCAGCTGCGAAGGAAGACCCTTGATAGGAATGCCCAGACTGCCGCTGTTTTGCTGGCCGTTCGCAAGGTTAATCTTGACGCGCGTCGGAATTTGTCCGTTCGCCAGTTGGGGGTTTGTAGGTTGTGGCGCTACCTGTGGCGGGCGGACAGGGGGGGTTATTAGCGGAGAACATTTAATCAGTAGCCGCGGAGCGTACGTGAGTTGATCGCGACAAAACTGGTGACCACTACTTACCGTCATGAGCGGGCGGGCCGTGGTGGACGTAACCTCGCCTCCGTTGTGGTCGAAATGATGCACGTGGTGATGCTTGTGGTCGCGATGGGCCTTGCCGGCACTGAGCGCTATCTTGTACATCTGCACGGCCGTCAGCTCGAAGTGTAGCCCGACGTCGGTCGGCCCGGTAATCGAAGGGCCGCCCGAGAACAGTGCTCCGTAAGGCTTGATTTCATAATTAACCAACTGCACGTGCGCCAGCGTGTTCGTCGGTAGTCCCCCCAATCAGTTGACGGCCGCGCGGAtaaaagagagcgaaagattACTTTTCCAGAAACCTTCACGAGCGCAccgccgtgtgtgtcgttGGTGGCCCGGTGAATGTATCTCAAGGTTGGGCGCGAAACCACACGGAGCTTGCGGAGCGCGCTGAACCACTTGCCGACTTACCCGGTTGTGGAATCCGCGTCCTACACGCTCCGATTTGATCCAAAGCTGCCACTCGCccgtttttccattccacgaGGCACACGCATGGTGCCACTTTCGCATTTTGAAAGGATAGTTCAACCTGTTTCATTCGATAATTCGGAGTCCGAtgtgattttgttgttgttgtttaaaGGTTACGTAAGCTTGCATTGTGCGGCTGTGTAGTTTGGTTAAGCCTTTCTTCGACTCACCTAAACAGTGACTGGCCGTGAACGGCAAGGCTGATGTAGCTCATTCCCATGCTGTTCGATATCCAGAGCTGTATTTCGCGCGGTTCTTCGTCGACTGTCCATACCGGttccgaccggaccgggaaaaaAGATGCAAGCAACGAGAAATAGCTGAGGCGCAAGCTAGGTTTGTGTTGGggtatgttttcttttcattgtGTTCTCTTGGCACGGTCGCGAAGAGAGGGATAGTAACGCCTCTACAGTGCCCGACTAAACCGGAGCTAGTTTATTAGTTAAATTACAATCAAAACCACGCGGTCAAGCAGAAATGATAGAACCTTGCAAACGGCAACGGAGTTCAGCGCAAAAGCCTTTCCCCAACTACTTACCCGAGTATGTCAGAAGCGTATGGTCGCCCGTGTGGTTAATGAAGCGCATCCACGTGCAGAGCGTAAATTGAGATAGAGCAGGTAGTTGGTTGCCATACTTCACCATACCATCGTGGTCAAATGCGTACTTATTAAAGCTGCATGCATCCTGCGGTGGTGGAACAGGTCATAAAATGCTTATTAATAAGTGGTTATCAAACACTTGTTACAACACTGCGTTACAATAGCTTGCCAAACCGGCGAAGGCTCCATACTCTCACAGAAAAGtagtacagggtggtcaaaaacgcgtgcacattttgatttggttataaaacaaaaacggctgaatatttttcgatgcttaaacatttatttgaaaggttgatcatcaaatttatgtgtgaaaaacaatttcgctcaaatgtccaccacgactggcttcgcagtaccctattcggtcgacccaagttttgagcactttttcgactgtcgttggtcctatcgcggcaatggcaatttcaatttcgctcttaaggtcgtcaatagttgttggtttgtttgcataacatttatctttcaccgctccccaaagataataatccaaatgcgtcaaatcgcagcttcttggaggccaattcacatcgccatttccgctgaatgttcgattttcaaagatgcggcgcaaacaatggatcgtggctgtcgttgtagagcacgtagcgccatcctgttgaagccaaatgtcggctaagttctcagcatcaatttcgccaaaaaaacaattaaccaacatttctcggtggcgttcgccatcgacggttacgacggctctttcttcattctttcatacggcggccgatggtgccactagaccaaaatccgcaccgaacagtctctcgttgtgggtgcattggctcctcatgcacgacgtgtgggttttccgaaccccaaaaacgacaattctgcttgttaacataaccaccgaggtgggaataagcttacatgaaatgtgcttttcaaatatcgtacagtttgagattagacctaccactttggaagtaagtttttaatatttcccagctttcttcaagcgtaaagcgacccatttcgtaaatttgggagtgtctactaaatgtttacattttccagaatcaagtttgacgttttaaacgtcaaataatgagtagttcaaaatgtgcacgcgtttttgaccaccctgtataatgTATTTACATTATAACGAGGTagttgtttcgtttcaattatCTGATCGAAATTTGGCACAATTTTTGTCCAGTTTTATTCATACGAATCTTCGGAAttcttgtttggttttattcaGTTTGCTTGTCtttcttttgattttgaatCTACCTTCTATTTACCATCATTAACTATATCCTTTCGTCACTTTATGGATAATCCGATAATTATATCTGAGAAGCTACAGGTTTATCCATTTTGTATTTTCCCAATTACAGCGCTGGCACTTGCACAGCTTTCGAACATGAACTTAAGTGTCAGACGTTTAGTtgaatgtttgccattttaaaaattgaatcgtttaacaataaaaaaatacgcCAATTGTGAAAGCGAAGAAGCACTTTTTTACTTTGAAAACCCCCAATCGATTAAAAAGAGACCGTTAGAGGCCAGAAAAAGTGACCCTATGGTGCACATTATGGGATGGAGGCGTCATGGGACCCCATTTTTTGAAAACGAGGAAAGGAGGATCAGTACCGTTAATTCCGAACGATGCCGCCAGATGATAATCAATTTGTTTTGgcctgcaattgaagatatggcCTTGGAAGGACACCGTTGGACTTTTACTTGTGCGGCTACGCAAAAGATGCCGAAACAGCCGAAATGTGTAAAAAAGTCATTGAAATTTATCTTATCACAATCGAATGTTGCCATAGAtcccgaggcggccatctgaACAAGATTGTGTTTCACGCATAATGGCAAAGACTAAACTTTATGATAACAAAAACTTTTATTAAAATCCTCATTTTTCATATAATTtttgaaagtttgtttttgaaactacgaaatggataaCCCTGTATTTTGTTCCCTTCTTCATACTTTTTTGTGTAGTTAGCATATTTAGAATAATTTCAAATTCTGAAACTGATTTGATGGCTTTTAAAGTATTGGAGATTTTCTGAGAGCTTGCCATCTTGCCCTGCTGTTTGCACTCAACGAGTCGCCAAATtacttcttccacctatcCTCGTCTATTGCTACTTCTACTATCGTCAGCACAACTCGCCTGCCAGACACAATCTCGATTTGATCAGCACACGGGTGAGGTAATCATAGATCATTTGGCTGCAATGATCATTCGATCATGAAATATCCACAACAGATATTGTCTAGATCATATGGCGGTTTTCACACTAGGTGACCAACGGGTGTACGGGAACTTTAGAATGCGGACCTGTATTCTGTTGTCAATCTGACGAATGTGACAGCCGGTATCAAATTCCTTACTGCGAGATTGAAGGTAGAAAAAACACTCGTTTTCATCATGTGCACGATCAACCAATTCAAGAAATCTTTTTATTGTATAACCTTGTTTGGAACGCCTACAAGGTACCCAATTAATCAAAAATTGTCAAGTACAAACACTACCTGGTTTGTAGAAACAGGTTATTGAATGTTTCTAAACTGGTTAAACGGCACGATCTGTCTCTGGCGCTCGCAGACTAGTTCCAATGTTAGAATACTCTGTTCTGCGTACCAAAGGTGATCAGGTTAAGGTCGCCAGTTGCTTTGCTGAACGGCGCCATGACAGACTCACTCTACCAACCATTTAGCACTCCAAGTCTACATTACGCCCGAAGCTTGCCCCACTTTATGATGTAAAAGTTCTCAATTATGATGGCCCTAGTAGATGGAGGTGACATCGGCTACTCGTGCCTACCACCAAAGGATACGAACACAATAGATACATAGTATAAACAAAAGCAATAACCAATGGGATTAACAACGTGTTGTAAAATCTTAGAAGTAGCCACATCGCAAAGGATTGTAAAAGAGCGACCTGAAGATCTGATGCCGTGACTCAGCGTAGTGTGCAGGCGGCCGATTATCGGTGTGATCCCACGCGCCCGGGTCGATCCCTGACCGCCATCTAGCGACCATTTTTCGTTGCTATTACGCGGCACTGTGTGACTATGCTGaaggtaaaacaaaaaaagggtctCCAAAATGCGGCAAAAGCACATGGGGGCAACATGGGGCATGGGGCTCCGCCGGGTACGGCAAGGCATCGCTTGCACCGGTGATTTTCTAGCTGTCGGTGATGTCGCAGGCTTATGCCCGCGTCGAGTGCTGTAAGTGACTTCTTGCGACACTCTCTCAGCGTACGCACCGCATGGCAAAcaaccgacaacgacgacgacgactgcaaCGCATTGCAAAATGATCGCCCTGCATATGCAACTTCGAGCGGTGTGTCCATGCGGCCCACATTACATCATAAATTTTGCGCAGATTTTGCACCCCACGGCATGGCGCGGTCCGGCGGCTCGTCTAAGATTAATCTCTTGGAAAGCGGTGTCTTCGGCTTTGTGTTTTATGCGCGTGCCACCGGGAACCTGAATCGATCGGGCGCGATCGCTAATTGCGCTTGCGCTTTCAAACGGCTCGATATGGCGCAGGAAATTATGAACGCGATTTGCATTGCGTGGTAGGCGTCGCTAGGCGATCGGCAGAAGGGCGATAGTCCGCACTCTAGTAGTCTGGATGTCGCTGGGTACTTACGTCACCACTGGCGGTGTCTCGGAACGAGGAGAAGAAATCACCGGTCAAGATACGCTCTTCGGACGAGTCCGTTTCGGGCAACAGTTTCGGGGCACTACCAATTGCCGAGGTTTCCAGACCCGGGAAGAGATTCCCATGGTACGTGGTGACCGTTTTCTGGGGACTTGCGGCCGCCAGAGTCAGACtgcccagcagcaccagcagcagtagttgAACCATTCTCGATTCCACGTACGTAACGCGATCACTGTATAGCACTATGTACCACTCTGCACACGACCactcggctggctggctggcggaagTCTTCTGTTACACGAAAGGCGGTTCAAACTTTACGATCGATGACGTACGATCATAGTCGTTACTTAGTGTGCACCCTAGTACTGGATTTCGGATCCTCGCGATACCGGGTCCGAACGGCTACTGACGCCGCCGAGCGGTAAGTTCGCCGCTCGATGCCTacgcgcgacg
Coding sequences within it:
- the LOC128277995 gene encoding uncharacterized protein LOC128277995, with amino-acid sequence MVQLLLLVLLGSLTLAAASPQKTVTTYHGNLFPGLETSAIGSAPKLLPETDSSEERILTGDFFSSFRDTASGDDACSFNKYAFDHDGMVKYGNQLPALSQFTLCTWMRFINHTGDHTLLTYSVDEEPREIQLWISNSMGMSYISLAVHGQSLFRLNYPFKMRKWHHACASWNGKTGEWQLWIKSERVGRGFHNRLVNYEIKPYGALFSGGPSITGPTDVGLHFELTAVQMYKIALSAGKAHRDHKHHHVHHFDHNGGEVTSTTARPLMTVAPQPTNPQLANGQIPTRVKINLANGQQNSGSLGIPIKGLPSQLVGGFSPSVGPGPTVTTNFINGQFSTGVRFLQEQLATTNLLSQFPQSGLSSLPASVKSNAPFTFPDGSSGSLSAAPPATNGGSYSIVQLPTDLVARKIFKRQARPASVALTEAKTKRDLVQLQDGSLVQGSEYVFDGLAEFGLPEFKNKLGRETDIEDEIREHDKEPAEEEVRAVLNICSKCAPEPFAKALVFAWKDATTEPAGALQAKASSHCGHF